A DNA window from Phaeobacter sp. A36a-5a contains the following coding sequences:
- a CDS encoding VCBS domain-containing protein, whose product MGYRGRGYLRNTDMEVDASDASRGQFIWTRRGNDDVTGSEYRDRIYTGRGDDTVEGGGGNDVMFGGKGRDTAVFSGSVLDYQVSGFGRGPWTYVQGEDGCDFLHSFEVLQFDDFTFDLAGDNAPLVILRDEGLSTSEGDALQFQVDYYDLDGTSVELVSASVTGGGTLTAQDSGASQTSQIGVGGGASLSFDPGTAYDSLGAGESTTETVTLVISDDEGNITTVTYDIVIEGQNDGPVAMAVSATVDEDGPAVTVSADYLDVDATDTHTFSIDTSATLGTVTDNGDGTFGYDPSGAFDSLAVGETATDSFTYTVDDGNGGTATETVTITVTGQNDAPVAMAVTDTADEDGPAITIAADFTDVDAADSHTFSVDTTGTLGAVTDNGDGTFGYDPSGAFDSLAVGETATDSFTYTVDDGNGGTATETVTITVTGQNDAPIINVANSDLVEEIGAGFTTTGSFDAQDFIEAFDPTSGTASIQTVGGQDAMRVNINTEDRRAPHTVFDIVEQGALEANDKVVVTVQGEVARTGGDQDVFFGLTDGVGQMSYFSVNSRAGRLYNGELKTDSQPGDSLQDGAIELNLLNLSGGQQNTFSLEIVLDGLSDVISVFSSSGALIGTFDGFDPASSTPDQTNAIDPSLGLKLFLASDGDNETNYFVGLDYDMEITRQGTIEFNDVDVTDEHTAEIDAVRFVGDAGGLTSAQALALIELSVNSTAAQASGSVDWAFDIGAVDAAYLAAGETLMIEYDVTVQDGNGGSDTQTLSFTVNGTNDAPVAQAVTGTVDEDPQVASSDSVGAQTIPNAGRFYVYDFDTGTAASIQRDGGANFTFDQIAAQYLSEGNGVIVQPNPNSTGWAFAGEVFVDGTGQTIASTDWVINGGNGDVDLSNPQWILFADTNQNIDSIELDIAGLDLGGGVTVDAQISVGPLNYEYARTDDLRVDGVQFSSTLNGPSPSVTVAANVTDPDSDTFVFTIDDSGTLGDVINNGDGTFTYSADGMFEHLNSGETATDSFAYTVDDGDGGLDTETVTITILGSDDILFA is encoded by the coding sequence ATGGGATATCGCGGTCGTGGTTATCTGAGAAATACTGATATGGAAGTAGATGCGTCGGACGCATCCCGTGGACAATTCATCTGGACGCGCCGGGGAAACGATGATGTCACCGGCTCCGAGTACCGTGACCGTATCTATACCGGACGAGGTGACGACACCGTGGAAGGCGGCGGCGGCAACGATGTCATGTTTGGTGGCAAGGGACGGGACACTGCGGTTTTTTCCGGTTCTGTGCTGGACTATCAGGTTTCAGGTTTTGGCCGTGGACCCTGGACCTATGTCCAGGGCGAGGACGGCTGCGATTTTCTGCACAGTTTTGAAGTGCTGCAATTCGACGATTTCACATTTGATCTGGCGGGCGACAACGCGCCTCTGGTGATCCTGCGCGATGAGGGTTTGAGCACGTCGGAAGGTGACGCGCTGCAGTTCCAGGTGGACTACTACGATCTGGATGGGACATCGGTGGAACTGGTATCGGCAAGTGTTACCGGCGGCGGGACATTGACGGCGCAGGACAGTGGAGCCAGCCAGACCAGCCAAATCGGGGTCGGCGGCGGTGCAAGCCTGTCCTTTGATCCCGGGACCGCCTACGACAGTCTCGGCGCGGGCGAGAGCACAACCGAAACCGTGACGCTGGTGATATCGGATGACGAAGGCAATATCACAACTGTCACCTATGATATCGTGATCGAAGGACAAAACGACGGCCCTGTAGCCATGGCCGTGTCTGCGACCGTTGACGAAGACGGCCCGGCCGTCACCGTTTCGGCTGATTACTTGGACGTGGATGCCACCGACACCCACACATTCAGCATCGACACGAGTGCTACGCTGGGAACGGTCACCGACAACGGCGATGGCACGTTTGGCTATGACCCCAGCGGCGCGTTTGACAGCCTCGCGGTTGGAGAAACAGCAACCGACAGCTTCACCTACACTGTGGATGATGGCAATGGCGGCACTGCGACCGAAACCGTGACGATCACCGTCACCGGCCAGAACGACGCGCCGGTTGCCATGGCGGTAACCGATACTGCCGACGAAGACGGTCCTGCCATCACCATTGCGGCGGACTTCACAGATGTCGATGCCGCTGACAGCCACACGTTCAGCGTCGACACCACAGGCACGCTTGGCGCGGTCACCGACAACGGCGATGGCACGTTTGGCTATGACCCCAGCGGCGCGTTTGACAGCCTCGCGGTTGGAGAGACAGCAACCGACAGCTTCACCTACACTGTGGATGATGGCAATGGCGGCACTGCGACCGAAACCGTGACGATCACCGTCACCGGCCAGAACGACGCGCCGATCATCAATGTCGCAAACTCTGATCTGGTGGAAGAGATCGGCGCGGGCTTTACCACAACCGGCAGCTTTGACGCGCAAGATTTCATCGAGGCCTTTGATCCCACAAGCGGCACGGCTTCGATCCAGACGGTCGGCGGTCAGGATGCGATGCGGGTGAATATCAACACCGAAGACAGGCGTGCGCCACACACCGTTTTTGATATTGTCGAGCAAGGCGCGCTGGAGGCGAACGACAAGGTCGTCGTGACTGTTCAGGGTGAAGTCGCACGGACAGGCGGCGATCAGGACGTCTTTTTTGGTCTCACCGATGGTGTCGGCCAGATGTCGTATTTCTCTGTCAACAGCAGGGCGGGACGCCTGTATAACGGCGAGCTCAAGACGGACTCGCAGCCGGGAGACTCGCTACAGGATGGTGCGATTGAGCTGAACCTACTCAATCTGAGCGGCGGGCAGCAGAATACCTTTAGCCTCGAAATCGTCCTCGACGGTCTCAGCGATGTCATCTCGGTGTTCAGCAGTTCGGGTGCGCTGATTGGCACGTTTGATGGCTTTGACCCGGCGTCCTCAACACCCGATCAAACCAACGCGATTGATCCGTCTTTGGGTCTCAAGCTGTTTCTGGCGAGTGATGGTGACAACGAGACCAATTACTTTGTCGGCCTTGACTACGATATGGAGATCACCCGTCAGGGCACGATTGAATTCAACGATGTCGATGTCACGGATGAGCACACGGCAGAGATTGATGCGGTGCGCTTTGTTGGCGATGCAGGCGGGCTGACCTCGGCGCAGGCGCTGGCCCTGATCGAGCTCAGCGTGAACAGCACCGCAGCGCAAGCGTCCGGCTCTGTGGACTGGGCTTTTGACATAGGCGCGGTGGATGCGGCCTATCTGGCCGCGGGCGAGACGCTGATGATTGAGTATGATGTAACCGTGCAGGACGGCAACGGCGGCTCTGACACGCAAACCCTGTCGTTCACAGTGAACGGCACAAATGACGCTCCGGTGGCACAAGCGGTGACAGGCACTGTCGACGAAGATCCGCAGGTCGCCAGTTCCGACAGCGTCGGGGCCCAAACGATCCCCAATGCCGGGCGTTTCTATGTCTACGATTTCGACACGGGCACGGCGGCGTCTATCCAGCGCGACGGGGGCGCGAATTTCACCTTTGATCAGATCGCCGCGCAGTATCTCAGCGAGGGCAACGGGGTGATCGTCCAGCCCAACCCCAATAGCACCGGCTGGGCATTCGCGGGCGAGGTGTTCGTGGATGGGACGGGACAGACAATCGCCTCGACCGATTGGGTCATCAACGGGGGCAACGGCGATGTCGACCTGTCGAACCCTCAGTGGATCTTGTTTGCCGACACCAATCAGAACATCGACAGCATCGAGCTGGACATCGCAGGCTTGGATCTTGGAGGCGGTGTCACGGTGGATGCCCAGATTTCGGTCGGCCCGCTTAACTATGAGTATGCGCGGACCGATGATCTGCGCGTGGACGGGGTTCAGTTCAGCTCAACCCTGAATGGCCCCAGCCCCTCGGTCACGGTTGCAGCAAATGTCACCGATCCTGACAGCGATACCTTTGTGTTCACGATTGACGACAGCGGCACCCTTGGCGATGTCATCAACAACGGCGACGGCACGTTCACCTATTCCGCAGACGGTATGTTCGAGCATTTGAACAGCGGGGAGACGGCCACAGACAGCTTTGCCTACACGGTCGATGACGGCGATGGCGGTCTGGACACGGAAACTGTGACGATCACCATTTTGGGATCAGATGACATCCTGTTTGCCTAG
- a CDS encoding MFS transporter, which produces MRTTNRVMSGWQLFCFSVLSAPLAMVSFAIVSFAPTFYAIDMGLGLAVVGAVFMFGRLFDVFTDPLIGALSDRTFGARGPRVPWMLFSFPGVLLFAWLLLSPPDGVGPVYLFCVISGYLLFVTAFDVPYSSIGLEISPNVHERSVLAGTKAVFQILGALAASLAPVIIGAQMGLSLRTLALAFLITMPVAMAFFLIWAPRQQSREARTRLSLWTAWRNCLQERAFRRLMIAFFAVQAANAMTVGLLVLFVSHVLNAPAVVGQMFLLLLVGTAVFVPLWIWLSSMIGKRRTWTVAITICAGVLSGCYMVGAGDILLMQVICVGLGACMTCDAVMPTSMLADIVARDEADSGYPRAASYLALKNAASKMAFVAPMGIAFPILGLAGFDKSGVNGPETFGILLFFFAGLPAVLRLAVAGYLWRRAGDVTVTTTPA; this is translated from the coding sequence ATGAGAACCACCAATCGGGTTATGAGCGGCTGGCAGCTTTTCTGTTTCAGCGTTCTCAGCGCACCATTGGCCATGGTCAGCTTCGCAATCGTGAGCTTTGCGCCAACCTTTTACGCAATAGACATGGGGTTGGGGCTGGCGGTTGTAGGGGCCGTGTTTATGTTTGGTCGCTTGTTTGACGTGTTCACGGACCCATTGATTGGAGCGCTGAGCGATCGGACCTTCGGCGCACGCGGCCCCCGAGTACCGTGGATGCTGTTTTCTTTCCCCGGGGTTTTGCTGTTTGCCTGGTTGCTGCTCTCGCCCCCGGATGGGGTTGGTCCGGTGTATCTGTTCTGTGTGATCTCCGGCTATTTGCTTTTTGTGACCGCTTTTGATGTGCCTTACTCCAGCATTGGTTTGGAGATTTCTCCCAATGTGCACGAGCGCTCGGTGCTGGCTGGCACCAAGGCTGTGTTTCAAATCCTGGGCGCCCTGGCCGCGTCACTGGCGCCCGTGATCATTGGGGCGCAGATGGGTCTGTCGCTGCGCACATTGGCGCTGGCCTTTCTCATAACGATGCCTGTCGCGATGGCGTTTTTTCTGATCTGGGCGCCGCGACAGCAAAGCCGGGAGGCCCGGACCCGTTTAAGCCTGTGGACTGCGTGGCGTAACTGCTTGCAGGAGCGCGCGTTTCGCAGGCTGATGATTGCGTTCTTTGCCGTGCAGGCAGCCAACGCGATGACGGTCGGCCTATTGGTGCTGTTTGTCAGCCATGTTCTGAATGCACCTGCGGTGGTGGGTCAGATGTTCTTGCTGCTGCTGGTGGGCACGGCAGTCTTTGTGCCACTGTGGATCTGGCTTTCCAGCATGATCGGCAAGCGCCGAACTTGGACAGTCGCGATCACGATTTGCGCCGGTGTCTTGTCGGGCTGCTACATGGTTGGCGCCGGCGACATCCTATTGATGCAGGTGATCTGTGTCGGCCTGGGGGCCTGCATGACCTGTGATGCGGTGATGCCAACGTCGATGCTTGCAGATATCGTCGCTCGGGATGAAGCCGACAGCGGCTACCCAAGAGCTGCCAGCTATTTGGCCCTGAAAAACGCGGCTTCCAAGATGGCCTTTGTTGCGCCAATGGGGATCGCTTTTCCGATCCTGGGTTTGGCCGGTTTCGACAAATCCGGCGTAAATGGCCCGGAGACCTTTGGCATCCTGCTATTCTTCTTTGCCGGGCTTCCCGCTGTGCTGCGGCTGGCGGTTGCAGGATATCTCTGGCGCCGGGCAGGTGATGTGACGGTCACAACCACCCCAGCATGA
- a CDS encoding sensor histidine kinase, whose protein sequence is MSQALVPPTPVEIRAEEARMLRERARGSARFAFTLIALIAVSLASVRLYREAVLWAGLASIMVVITVLYARAWPQAEETPEQVDRYLMGHIAISAFTGLVWGICAIQLASPTSELQTFMAGLFLTSITAGGVMAGTVYRPGYLAIAICSLLPFGLFLLITTDGVIRIYGGFILFYFSFCFATNLTASQKTRDALAAQLVSRQAEKALEQFAEAARHQHAAKRSLKAIQHDMTQPLLALRNFLAEMDRQATSPEQAVLVRQIRFALISQEALVEELSNVEQPASRLTHTEIDVADLLSRLDEEYRPQFAAIGCDFVVKNDLGIIESDRAKLERILRNFLSNAVKYGASGGYVQLSVFVTGDESWWQVTDRGRGMTQDQIQAVRQRENLPATRNGQGLGLGIVRELAQELGGTFEIKSSTTTGTQVSLRLSHRPVEVARDQAFVLVIGQDTLPNMGAWADLVSSWYWKFAHADTCQGAADAITLLGQVPDLIVLDPVAGQSFSESEISDLQQFAPTTYLLRAPVGDGHGQDMNGIELPDREVNLRRALESRLQNSANSRAL, encoded by the coding sequence ATGAGCCAGGCCCTTGTTCCACCGACCCCGGTCGAAATACGGGCAGAAGAAGCCCGTATGTTGCGAGAGCGGGCCAGAGGTTCCGCCCGCTTCGCCTTTACTCTGATTGCCTTGATCGCCGTCAGCCTCGCCTCCGTGCGTCTCTACCGCGAGGCGGTCCTATGGGCGGGCCTTGCTTCGATTATGGTGGTGATCACGGTTCTCTACGCGCGCGCCTGGCCTCAGGCAGAGGAGACCCCGGAACAGGTTGATCGGTACCTGATGGGCCACATCGCGATCTCAGCCTTTACCGGCCTGGTTTGGGGCATTTGCGCGATCCAGTTGGCCAGCCCGACATCTGAACTCCAGACTTTTATGGCGGGGCTGTTTCTGACATCAATCACCGCCGGTGGGGTCATGGCAGGAACCGTGTACCGGCCTGGCTACCTCGCCATTGCCATATGCTCACTCCTGCCGTTCGGCCTGTTTCTCTTGATCACAACAGATGGCGTGATCCGTATCTATGGCGGGTTCATCCTGTTCTATTTCAGCTTCTGTTTCGCCACCAATTTAACGGCCAGTCAAAAGACAAGGGATGCGCTCGCAGCCCAATTGGTCAGTCGGCAGGCTGAAAAGGCTTTGGAGCAATTTGCCGAAGCCGCCAGGCACCAACACGCGGCCAAACGTTCCCTGAAGGCAATTCAGCACGATATGACCCAGCCTCTATTGGCCCTGCGCAACTTCCTGGCCGAGATGGATCGCCAGGCCACTTCGCCGGAACAGGCGGTCTTGGTGCGCCAAATCCGATTTGCATTGATCAGTCAGGAGGCGCTGGTCGAGGAGCTTTCGAATGTGGAGCAACCCGCATCAAGACTGACGCATACCGAAATCGACGTGGCAGATCTGCTGTCTCGGCTGGACGAGGAGTATCGCCCGCAATTTGCCGCAATAGGCTGTGATTTCGTAGTAAAAAATGATCTGGGGATCATCGAGAGTGACCGCGCCAAGCTGGAGCGCATCCTGCGAAATTTCCTGAGCAACGCAGTAAAATACGGGGCCTCCGGCGGGTATGTGCAGCTGTCGGTTTTCGTGACCGGCGACGAGAGCTGGTGGCAGGTCACGGATCGGGGCAGAGGCATGACACAGGACCAGATTCAGGCGGTGCGCCAACGCGAAAACCTGCCCGCAACCCGCAATGGCCAGGGGTTGGGACTGGGCATCGTACGGGAACTTGCCCAAGAGCTGGGCGGCACATTTGAGATCAAGTCCAGCACAACCACAGGCACGCAGGTGTCGCTGCGACTGTCACACCGGCCTGTCGAGGTCGCGCGCGATCAGGCCTTTGTCCTGGTTATTGGGCAGGATACCCTTCCGAACATGGGCGCATGGGCGGATCTGGTCTCGTCCTGGTACTGGAAATTTGCCCATGCGGACACCTGCCAAGGAGCGGCAGACGCGATCACGCTGCTGGGACAAGTCCCCGATCTGATTGTATTGGATCCCGTCGCCGGGCAATCGTTTTCCGAAAGCGAAATCAGTGACCTACAGCAATTCGCGCCGACGACCTATCTCTTGCGTGCCCCGGTCGGCGATGGGCACGGTCAAGACATGAACGGGATCGAATTGCCGGACCGGGAAGTCAACCTGCGGCGGGCGCTGGAAAGCCGCCTTCAGAACAGCGCCAATTCGCGCGCCCTTTGA
- a CDS encoding response regulator transcription factor, which translates to METASIRLAIIDDHAIFLQGLSYVFESSALDLDVTSFTTATDFLAEIDSGRTWDVVITDLAMKPFNGIALIGALRARNIGVQVIVLSASEDAKTRTNAQMVGAFRFVHKSCEEQVLLDAILAAVDEGPLPAKSIENGARRTMFQSDGMDTIVRPKLGPQQQRILSMMAEGYTNKSIARALSISENTVKTHAKTIFRELSVGNRAAAVQRARELALF; encoded by the coding sequence GTGGAAACTGCTTCGATCCGCCTCGCCATAATTGATGATCATGCGATTTTCTTGCAGGGGCTCTCCTACGTGTTCGAGAGCAGCGCTTTGGACCTGGACGTGACGAGTTTCACGACGGCCACCGATTTTTTGGCAGAGATAGACAGCGGTCGAACCTGGGATGTGGTCATCACTGATCTGGCGATGAAGCCGTTCAACGGGATCGCGCTGATCGGCGCGTTGCGCGCGCGCAATATTGGCGTTCAGGTGATCGTTCTGTCGGCGTCGGAAGATGCGAAAACACGGACCAATGCCCAGATGGTCGGAGCGTTTCGCTTTGTCCACAAATCGTGTGAAGAGCAGGTTTTGCTGGACGCGATCCTTGCTGCCGTCGATGAGGGGCCGCTACCGGCCAAATCTATTGAGAATGGCGCCCGTCGTACGATGTTCCAATCTGATGGAATGGACACGATCGTTCGCCCGAAACTCGGGCCGCAACAGCAGCGCATATTGTCGATGATGGCGGAAGGCTACACCAACAAGAGCATCGCCCGCGCCCTTTCAATCAGCGAGAACACTGTCAAAACTCATGCCAAAACGATCTTCAGGGAACTCTCTGTGGGCAACCGCGCCGCAGCGGTTCAAAGGGCGCGCGAATTGGCGCTGTTCTGA
- a CDS encoding SUF system Fe-S cluster assembly protein, which yields MTNASEPLEGTPLIAPSSVSHELYEPVVDACRSVYDPEIPVNIYELGLIYTIDISAENDVKIIMTLTAPGCPVAGEMPGWIVDAVSPVPGVKSVDVELTWEPPWGMDMMSDEARLELGFM from the coding sequence ATGACCAACGCATCCGAACCGCTGGAAGGCACACCGCTGATCGCCCCCTCCTCTGTCAGCCACGAGCTGTACGAGCCTGTGGTGGACGCTTGCCGGTCCGTCTATGACCCCGAGATCCCGGTCAATATCTACGAGCTGGGCCTGATCTACACGATCGACATCTCTGCCGAGAATGACGTGAAGATCATCATGACCCTGACCGCCCCCGGCTGTCCCGTGGCTGGCGAGATGCCGGGCTGGATCGTGGATGCCGTCTCGCCGGTGCCCGGCGTCAAGAGCGTCGATGTCGAACTCACCTGGGAGCCGCCCTGGGGCATGGACATGATGTCCGATGAGGCCCGCCTCGAACTGGGCTTCATGTGA
- a CDS encoding glycerophosphodiester phosphodiesterase family protein, translating to MPRIFACPTSLIALALAAPLLTGPALTSPALADTAPEAMSLSYGPRPAYLVAALPEGPLKTKLQSCAAQTPHATEFSIAHRGAPLMFPEHTVEGNRAAASMGAGILECDVTFTKDLELVCRHSQNDLHTTTDILTSPLAERCTQPFTPASAETPATAECRTSDLTLEELMTLQPKMDSSDATATSAKAFQGGLAPWRSNLHQGEATLLSHADSIALFRELGARFTPELKAPAVAMPFNGMTQEAYAQKLIDAYVAAGIPAADVWVQSFDLSDIKYWLTHTPEFGRQAVYLDDRFARHDADEGQIDPMDPATFRPSMQELKQMGLNYIAPPIWMLLTLDGDRIVPSAYARAAQEADLNIITWTLERSGPLTSGGGWYFQSISDAVTSDAAVYQVLDVLAQDVGVVGVFSDWPATVTYYANCMGL from the coding sequence TTGCCCCGCATCTTCGCCTGCCCGACGTCGCTGATCGCACTTGCCCTTGCCGCACCGCTCCTGACCGGCCCTGCCCTGACCAGCCCCGCCCTTGCCGACACCGCGCCCGAGGCGATGAGCCTCAGCTACGGCCCGCGCCCCGCGTATCTGGTCGCAGCCCTGCCCGAAGGCCCGCTGAAAACGAAGCTGCAATCCTGCGCCGCGCAGACCCCGCATGCCACCGAGTTCTCCATCGCACACCGCGGCGCGCCACTGATGTTTCCCGAACACACGGTTGAGGGCAACCGCGCCGCCGCCTCCATGGGCGCCGGGATCCTGGAATGCGACGTGACCTTTACCAAAGACCTGGAACTGGTCTGCCGCCATTCGCAGAACGATCTGCACACCACCACCGATATCCTCACCAGCCCCCTCGCCGAGCGCTGCACCCAGCCCTTTACCCCGGCCAGTGCCGAAACCCCCGCCACCGCCGAATGCCGCACCAGCGATCTGACGCTGGAAGAGCTGATGACCCTGCAGCCAAAGATGGACAGCAGCGACGCCACCGCCACCAGCGCCAAGGCCTTTCAGGGCGGTCTGGCCCCCTGGCGCAGCAATCTGCATCAGGGCGAGGCAACACTGCTCAGCCATGCCGACAGCATCGCCCTGTTCCGCGAGCTGGGCGCCCGTTTCACGCCCGAACTTAAGGCGCCCGCCGTCGCCATGCCCTTCAACGGGATGACACAGGAAGCCTATGCGCAGAAACTGATCGACGCCTATGTCGCCGCCGGCATCCCTGCGGCGGATGTCTGGGTGCAGAGCTTTGACCTCAGCGATATCAAATACTGGCTCACCCATACGCCGGAGTTCGGCCGTCAGGCGGTCTATCTCGACGACCGCTTTGCCCGCCATGACGCCGATGAGGGGCAGATTGATCCGATGGATCCCGCAACCTTCCGACCCTCGATGCAGGAGCTGAAGCAGATGGGCCTCAATTACATCGCCCCACCGATCTGGATGCTGCTGACGCTTGATGGCGACCGGATCGTGCCCTCCGCCTATGCACGGGCCGCGCAGGAGGCCGATCTGAACATCATCACCTGGACGCTGGAACGCTCCGGTCCGCTGACCAGCGGCGGCGGATGGTATTTCCAGTCGATCTCGGATGCGGTGACCTCGGATGCGGCCGTCTACCAGGTCCTTGATGTGCTGGCTCAGGATGTGGGTGTTGTCGGCGTATTCTCCGACTGGCCCGCAACAGTCACCTATTATGCCAATTGCATGGGGCTTTGA
- a CDS encoding HesB/IscA family protein, with protein sequence MFGIPGKQAVTITDKAAAQIAKLMDKGGHSGLRIGVKKGGCAGMEYTMEYVDTPDPNDEVVEQDGARVLIAPMAQMFLFGTEIDYEVSLLEAGFKFNNPNVSEACGCGESISFKDMPAG encoded by the coding sequence ATGTTCGGCATTCCCGGCAAACAAGCGGTGACCATCACCGACAAGGCAGCGGCCCAGATCGCCAAGCTGATGGACAAGGGCGGCCATTCCGGCCTGCGCATCGGCGTGAAAAAGGGCGGCTGCGCCGGCATGGAATATACGATGGAATATGTCGACACCCCCGATCCCAACGATGAGGTGGTCGAACAGGATGGCGCCCGTGTGCTGATTGCACCGATGGCGCAGATGTTCCTGTTCGGCACCGAAATCGACTATGAGGTCTCGCTGCTGGAGGCCGGGTTCAAATTCAACAACCCCAATGTCTCCGAGGCCTGCGGCTGCGGGGAATCAATCAGCTTCAAGGATATGCCCGCAGGCTGA